Part of the Prunus dulcis chromosome 8, ALMONDv2, whole genome shotgun sequence genome is shown below.
atagtcaattccaggcattctatatcagtcatattcaagctcgaaagtttcatacaaaaaccactgaattcaaagctttcataaaagtactgaaatcaaacgcgtataaaaactctgtactcagacctttcataactgaataaatataaagggatctatgtccGAAAAGTCAGAAAAAACTAatttataatagctgaaaatcaacatttaataatgaaactcagaatcctttgaaaataccaccagtatgtacccctgtcatttccgtcaattccctggcaggtctcgggcgtcacacagacttccccgagccgcaaactggcgaaatcaggggactatgatcaacctgtcccgccggcagattcctcgatgacaccaagtcaactcgagtcgctctggcaggatgcaggggaccgcagtcagcctgatccgcaatcctggcaggtctcggggacataaagtcagtcgagccgcaatcctggcaggtctcgggacaccaagtctgccaagccgcaaatcctggcacccacggtccgagcgtccccgaaactcgtgaggcaagtcaagtgcactgactaaactataatcagactgatgtctgtagacatcggtccgactctgggtaatcaccataaagaaaaacgggtacgaggtggttttaaaataatgtccttttaaaaagaaatatctgaataataactgtaaaactcaagtcgtgctgcggtcttaactgattcaaaactcaaactcggtttctgtaactggtaaataagcagcaccgacttatagcattattactgtactgctcatattcaaaatcgtattaaaaattactcaaagactgaatgaagaaacttactcaaataaactcatttataaaactcatgtagataaaatcatttataaaatctattttatataaaagcacatcaattcatataaatgcacatcaattcattcatgaaatctgatttatgaaagaaggtccactcacagatggtccgagctacttcgatccctcagaggtctccttttaaaatcatgtcgggctcctggtgccttactcgatcgatttggtggagaaacggaggagaaatATGAACTGGAAGTTCGAGTTgcattcggacgaaccgtCGGCTTCCATGGCTATTTCCGGCCgactccggccacggcagcgGAGGCGCTAGGTCGGGGGTTGTTCGCCGTCGTGTCGTGGTTCATTTGGGACCGGTCCCGGAGATCGGCCccaagtgtggtggccgggggAACGGTTTGAAGGGCGAGAGGTCGCTGCCCAGCCAAAACaggatgagagagaaaggttgacgggggagaggagagagagcgctataaaaatctgactttttgaccaaattaccattttgccctcgcgatttttagaccataacttcttcgttacggctccgattcgggtctactccgtgtctacgaactcctttcgccgcgctctacgcaatggcatAGGTGAAATTCCCAAACTCTTTCccaattaaaaattcaaaatttcccctattaaaatatgcgagggcaatttggtcatttcgctaaaagatatttccttaccttttcaagatattttctttttttttgatattttgttttgggttcttacatttttatttgggaCTTGAATATCATTTGAAATATTGAGATTATGAGGTTCTTGCATGATTTGTTTTTTCGTGGTTTTTCTAGTTCTCTTCGACATTATCAACGAAGATTTCAATTTCCCAAAAACAGATTGAtatctagaaaaaaaaaaaacatatatatataagtaataTTTCACATTATTAATAACATTTAAATTCTAAGAATGCAAAATAAATGTAGAAATATGATGATAgaattatataaatgaaaatcttGAAATGATATTATATTTGCTAATCAATTAGTTATAAATGATATGCatagtttttttgaaaagttaGAAAATACTGACCTGTAATGAGAGAATTTGTTAAGCACTTGTAGCAACATGTATGCAAAAGCAAGATGATAGCAACAACCTAAAATACATAAGTAGAAGAACAGTTTTTGTTAATAGGTTCAAAtccaaataattaaattgataaagcaaaagtatttaattttatacatcaattaaatctctgttattttatcaaacaaccAACTTCGTTTCATAATGATTAAACagtatatatgtattaataTAAAGCCTTGTTAAACCGATATGTATAGTTGAGACATTTAACTGAAAATTTATAATCAACCAAGCTCACcagattaataatttaaataaaatgctTAATGAGAACATCAAGgggaaaatatttaaaaaaggggaaaaatttTAGCATCAAAGCATATTCAACTTGTATcaatcaacaaaataaagattacTTGTAAATAACTTGTATGCAAGCACAATcgatgaaaataaaataaaaaatcttacaaAATGATTAAAATCAAGTGATTAAGATGACTAATATTGGTTAATGTTAGAAAACAATGAATTGGAAGAGGTTTTATACCTCGAAAATGATAGCAGAATCCAAATGTCTAGTCCCTTGCCTTTTGGTGTATCCAAGctatgaaattaacaaatgattgaattatatttggatcggatatgtgtgtgtgtctaCATACATGCATACATATTATAAAGAAAGTACATAGtacaaaattgttttatatCACTGCATCATAATTATAAAGAAACGATACTAATTTTTATTCGATCAAAATGACACAGCTatagaagaataaaaattaaaatataatataacaattCTAGatatctattattttatcagACAACCAACTTCGGTTCATAATGATtaaacagtatatatatatatatatatatataaagtctTGTTAAATCCATATGTACAATTGAGACATTGAACTCAAAATTTATAATCAACCAAGTTCACCAGATTAATGATTTAGATAAAATATTCAATGAGAACATCAAAgggaaaatatttaaaagaggaaaaaaaaatttagcaatAAAGCATATCCAACTTGTATcaatcaacaaaataaagattattTGTAAATAACTTGTATGCAAGCATAATCGATGAAAAGCAAATataaaatcttaaaaaataattaaaatcaattgACTAACATGACTAATAATgctcaatttaaaaaaaacaatgaattaGAGGAGTTTTATACCTCGAAAATGACAGCAGAATGCAAATGTCTAGTCCCTTGCCTTTGGTGTATTCAAGCTgtgaaataaacaaataattgaattatatttgGATCGAATCACATTTTTAGAGAAATATAGGTTATCACAGGATGAGAAAAAGATGACAAAATTTTCATCACTATATGAAATCCTGCTTATATTTTTAACACCAACATAAATTTAGTTTTGTGTAAACAACTTCACAATTACAAATATCTATTATTATATCAAAGAATTAACTGAATTCTATAACGATCAAACAATATGCATATATTAATATCAAGCCTAGTTAAACAGATATGCACAGTGAGCACATTTGACTCAAAACTCATAATCAATCAAGCCCACCAAGTCAAGAAATCAAGTGAAATGTTTCCTGAGAACCCCAAAGAAAACCAATAGAGGTTAAGATAAAATCATTGCCAATTGCTATTTTGTTGAAACCTGATTGGTTTTGTTCAAGCattttatggaattttaaTGAGAGAAGAATAAGGTAACTTTTGGCTACGACACAAACACAACTAAAAAAGAATAGTATAATGATTTAgacccaacaaaacaaaagtacaaTGCTGAGATAGacccaacaaaagaaaagtacaATGTTGTCATACTCATCACCTCTTGACCCATCTCTCCAGCTCACTCTATGTTGTgtgcacaaaaacaaaactcaaaagtcTCTTAcacgcctctctctctctttctctctctctctctctctctctctctctctctctctcacacacacacacacacacagaggcACACATAAACAGAGAGACCCATGCACTTCACTTCTCTCTATaaaatctctttctttctaattgGGTTTGTTGAGCTGAGGCATGGTTGCTGGCCAAATCTGGAATAGCCTATTTCATGGTTGTCTACCATTTGAAGgaaatcttcttctttgggCAGAGCCCTTCCCGTCCACCAGCTATACCAGTCTCTAGCTCAACACACGGTGCTTTGTTTAAGGAGGTTAGTCGGTAAAACCCATTTGATCAGTGACAGTAGAAGAGGCTTCAAATTAGAGGTGTGTGCTTGATGGATTTCGTTTTCAGAAATAAATTCTCTGCTCttgtttttgtgaaaaaacTTGGTTTTTATGCTTTGACTGATCTGTTTATGTCACCAATGTTAGCTGTAAGTTTGGTTTGTGTCACCAATTTAATGGGCTTTGCATCATCTCTCACAAACTACACTCTGTTTTTCTCAGACCAGTGGTGATATATTGCTTTGGTGGGAGAACAGAGAAGTcagaaaaattaattgacaattgagtagaaaaattaattgacaattgagtaaaaaaattaagaataacAACGCTGGAAATACCTCAGCGAATCTGTAAGATTTAATCCCCTTCCTGACAGAACCCAAGGGAGCTGGAAAGTGAGCACTTTGGAAGAGCAGAGGAAGATGAGAAGAATGGAAACGAAGAAGGCAAGCAATTCGGTGGGAAAAAAAGGTGGTTTAAATAGAGGCATTTTCGTAATTTTACTGTGCTTAGCTACAGTGTTTAGTTGCATTGGGTTTTAGTGTATATATAGAATTTGTATTGCGTTGTAGTTCACCTTTTTGTTAATTACTAGAACTAACTCTCAGTACAAGTATTTGTGGTTTTAATAAAACAAGATTAAGCGCTCTCTCAACCTTAATTTCCTGGTGAATTGGTCTTGACACACAGATCACAAACTCAGAGAGGAGTTATCTATTCTCCACCGGTAAAATATGGTGTCACAAGTATTAACAAAGCCGTTATTTTTTCCGTTCAGGGCAGACGAGGACATGAAAGATGATTGTCATTCAGAGACAAGCCTGGACAAACAATAAGAGGAACAAAACTAGAAACTACAGATGCCTCTCATTGCACATGTAACTCAAAAGAAACTGTCCAACGTTAAAAGACGTCTATGCTGCACTATGGCATTATTCTCAAAAACTACCATGAGCCTGTTCTGATCTCCTAACACTAGCATTTAGTAGCAGATAGCAGGACTGCCAAGCTACGCAATATTGCTAAACAGCTGAgctaaaaatcataaactcCAGCACTTTATTTTTCACGACAAAGTGATTTGCCAATGATAATTGCTGCTGGACTAGGACATAGCTCCAAAGAAAAactacaaaattttcatttcgaGATCAAATTATATCAGTAGGACTCCAATGCAGGCTTCACTATAGCCATCTGAGGAAGAGGCAGCGTGCCAGATACATTTGAGGAGAACCAGCCAAGCTTCTCTATGAGTTTGTCAATCAGGTCACCTGCTAAGTAAGAAACACCTCCAACCCCGATCCCAATGGCAACATAGTACAGCAAAGTTTTGATGTACTTTGGTGGCTTCTGGGTGTAAGCCTTTCCAATTGCAAGaattatgatgcataaaaGAGAAGCCACTGCAACTGCTGCCATCTTTAGGTCCCTGTTGTTGCTCTGACGGAATGAGAAGCTGTAAACCACAGGAGGCACTAACCCGAAAACAATGAATGATAATATAGCAACAGAGGCATGAAGAAGGAAATTGTCTTTTTTCCCTAGTACTTTTTGGTATCTATCCACAAGTTCATCTGTCTGACTGGAGGGCACTCTTGATTCATCATTCTTCAGTTCCCAAAGCTATAATATTAGTTGAAGATCAGAAAACAGTTAGCTTTGACGTTTTAATTGGATCCAATATTAGTTGAAGATCAGAAAACAGGTAAAATTACTCACGTTATGACCAATGATGAAAAGTCCACCAATCAAGTTTGCCAATGCCAAAGCTAGAATGTTCACTGCAAGTAGATTATACATAATAAAGAAGGACATACTTAGCAAACTTAAACATCACCATTCCATAGCCCAAAATGAAAGTAGAAATTCTTGATTACAAGCAAAGATAAAATATTATGTATCCCAAGTGCAAGTATCCCATAAGCTTAACAATAAGTTATATGCTAATTGGTTTTTAAGTTGATGTTCACTAGAGAAGACTGAGCAAAAATCATCATGATCAGCTAGATTAAAATCAGATGCGCACTTAGGCTGGGTGATGTAATTCATGTAATCAATGATGCAAGTCAAGAATGGTTTAATTAGATTCATCTTCGAGTCCTTAAATAGCAGAGTAATaccaatttaatttatgttacTGTGCTACTGTGGGTTTAAACCTACATGTCTAGTACTTATTAGCCATCTATAGATTGAAAGATGAAACCCAGTAATAATACTTAAAGCTACAGTATGAAGAATGTCCTACTCTATTGAACAAAGATAAAGCTAAACATGATAATCAAGgcaagtgaaaaaaataaatcttcaaattttcagCTACCCTTatgaaaacataataaattataaaatacaatacCTCATATATAAAGAATCTCAGGCAGTCCAAAAATCAACTAAAATAGAAACCACTTACATGTTGCAGTATCAGCACTGGCTGCAGATGTCACGATGCCTAAGCTTGTAATTGCTTCAGTTAAACCACCATATACAATGCTTTTGATGATTTCAAAAGTTTTAGTATCAGCTGGTTCAGTTATAATTGTTGGTTCTGGCACAATAGTGACTATAGTACTATCATGAATTTCTGTTTTAGCTAGCCCTGCATCAACAAGCCATCGCCCTAGATTATAATGTAGTAAAGAAGAATATAATATGTTGACAGGGATGACAAACTTTTGTTAGAATGAGcccatattttcttctttgctcTTCAATTAGGCTCTTGTTTTCTTCTAGGAGCTCTCCTGGGTATTTCACTTTCTTGACAGTAGTTACTCCAGCATTAACaaatttatatgtatatgagCAGCCATATGAACATTGGCTACTACGCTTATGTGCATGTGAGCAGCAAaacaatgatgatgattatatAACAGCAGGTAGAAAAAAACTACTTTGATGCAGAGGACTAGAAAAATGTAGAGGTTGTATAAACTTATAGTGTCAAACTTACTGTCTGCTTGTATAAACAGGTGGGATTGAATGGTTAAAGCATTTTGTCAAACGCATGTAAAATTGCATTAGTACGTGTTGCATTGATATAATGATCAACACCTCCGCATTCTCAAATGATTTATTGTTTATCGTTCTCATAGATCATGAGACGGTCTTGTTCATACCTGCATCATTTTCTATAAGTTGTTGGGCATCTTCTGAACTGGGTACAACATCTATTTCAGGTGCTGGGGGCTTGGTGGTTACAACTACAGTAACTCCAATTGACTGAGCAAGTACTGAAGGTTTTAGATTATGTACTGTTCCCTTCAAGTCATGTGATGGAATTGACGCTTCAACTCCAGCAGTACTGCTCTCAGAGGTGGTTACGGAAGGTTTATCCTTTGCACCGACTCCAAAACTAACTTCAACAGCCTCACCAGGAACTGGAGCTTTATCTGTTCTTGTAGCTTTACTAACTCCAACTGACTGAATAGGCATTGGAAGTTTTTCATCATGAAATGTTTCATTCAAGTCATGTGATGGAACTGGAACTTCAAATCCAACACTACCCTGTAGATTATTTCCTGAGGGCTTAGCTGTTGCACCTACACTAGCTCCAACAGCCTCATTAGGCACTGGACCTTTACTTACTGATGCAGTTTTACTATTTTGATCTTGTGGTGCTCCATCCAGGTCATGTGATGGAGCTGACACTCCACCTTCAACACTGTTTTCAATATCAGTTCCTGCATCAGCACATCAAATAAGAGGTTAGCCTACTTGATAAGGAGGAAACTTGAACACCTTCGTCATAGGCCAAGTTTTATATTCGTCATAAGCCTTCACAACTGTGTAAAAGTGAGAAATCATGCCAtgctagtaaaaaaaaattgatatgcTCTCTTATAATAAATAGCTTGAGAGTTTCAGTCTTTTAGCTGAAATAACCTTCTTGATTTAGTTTTTAAGATTCAACTATTGGTGTGGAATTCAATAATATACAGAATATTCAATGAAACATGAGCTTGTGATATAACTACACCAATCGgatttagagaaaaaatatGCAAAGTATGCCCAAAATTCTTAAAGAATAGCAAAAGATTACCTTGCTCATTAAGGTTTCCCTCATCTTTAGGTACTGATTTAGGAAAGAACCAATTGCCTGTTGTATCAAAAGAAAGGTTAAACTATCGACCAAGAACTGGAAACAGAAAATGCAACACAACAAAATGCTTGATTGATAAACAAAAACGTTACAAGCAGATAGATTCAGGTTCACATAAGTTTAACACCAATTACTTTATGTACCATGATCTAAATATTTTACATGCATATAAGATTCATATACCTTTACATTACATCAAAAGGTaatctttcttctttcaattATTAGTTAGGACATTTAACTCCTTTGCCCTTGGAAACTCAAAATGCTGTCAAATTAGTACGTGTTCGGTTCTAGCATAGAATGCAATAAACAGAGTTTAACATGGAGAAGTACCTGCAGGAATGAGGAAACTAAAGCACGAAGTGCATCTAATCGGATCATCTATCACAGGGGGTGGTGCAGTAGGAGGTACATTTTCCAATTCTCTGCTGCGAATAATAACCTTTGTGATGCAAGAATTGCAATTAGGACAGTAGAAATCATGCGCAGCCGGCTTCTCATACACCCTTTCAAGATATAACTCAGAAACTTCTTGTTCTCTTATTTCTCTCAAGTTAACTCCCCCACGTTCAGTCGTCCCATTGTTGACAGAAGTATAATGCCCATTTTGCTCAATTGCCTGCTTGGAGGGTGAAGAATCAAAACTAGGTAATTCTTCACCCTTCATATCATCCACATCTTGCTGGTTGGTAACACTAACAACAACACTCTTTTGATAGCTTAGGCTCTCTTCTTTTACTTCCACTGTTTCATCTCCAGGATTTTTCTTGGAAGtaagaaaatcaacattttcACCATTGAATCCAGAGATCCCATATGGAGATTCAGTACCTGAAATCATGCAGCAAATAAAACATCTCATAAGAAGACCCTTGAACCTGGGCAAACACCACCATAAAATACAAACATAGTCCCCCAACTGCTAGATTAAAGTCCAGAAGTTGATATTTACACTCCTATTGAATCCCCCATACCCATATTTCTATGTGCATGTTTGTGTAACTGAAGGCTCTTACTTGGTCAAATAAGTAGAACCCATTTGCTTCTTCCAAGCCaataaaacaatatttttaataaatacgagagagagagagagagagagagaagaactACAAGTAGCAGAAAACTAAAACCAACCCAGAATTGTTTGTATTATGATGCATCATTAATGGTAGTTCTTGATGCATTAACTAGTGAACTAAGCTAACAATAATTAATCTTGATTAAGCTGATAAAAGCAAAACAATTAGACCCAGCTGCCATTACAAACAGATCAAAGTAGTGTCTTTTACCTCCATTTTTGCCAGAGATAAAAGTGTCATTTCTTGGCCTTTCCTCGACTTCTTCACCCTCTTCAGCTTCACTAGAAGTCTCCGAGGAAAATACAAAATCACTAGAGACAGTGGTGGAGATTGTGTTGCTTTGCTGCTGGTGAGGCAGCCTTCCTCTCAAAGCCTCACCCACTTCCTCTGTCTCCTCCCACTGCTTCATTGCTTCCATTTTCAGCTAAGATGAGAAGTGTCTGGCTCTGGCAGACACAGAGACAGCTTATTTTCCACGCTGCCTTGCCTTACCCCGAAGGAAGCTCTGTGCTCACTCTAAATGTGACTTTATGACATTAGAGATTGTAATGTACAAGAATTTaaagtttttgtttgggttgtCGAATGAAGTCAGCTTATGAagtctttgttttctttggctAAGGAAGTCAAGTATGGAGTTGTGTAATCtgctaattaataaaaaaagttgagttattttctttggtgaacTACAAAAGTTGAGGTCTTTTTTAGAGTGGCGTTATTTTCACTCatgtcttatttttttatcaatCTTATCTTTTTACTCAACatgtaaattttaaaaaatattatcatattttttcattcattattatttctaaaatactctttaattattaatacaagtaaattttctttgctaATCATTAATAATTGAGATATGAAGAAGATCAAGTTATGTTTTATGGAttggataaatattttaatctaatatttagattttttagaataaaaaataattaaagttacaGGAACTAAAAAATTCGTTAAGCTTTTAAGGGTTGAACTAAAGTATGGTGTATGCATATAAAAATATGAGTACTCTGATTTTTATGTAGATTTGATTCCTatagttttgaattttgacaattcttgttgaaattttatggGAATTGTGTAAGTTATTTTATTGAAATGGGATCATGGGCAAGCGTGATCTCAGTTAGTATGTTGCCAGGTTGAAATCTTTTACATGTCAGTGTTCACATGCCCAGCTAAGCACAGATcccatatgaaaaaataataataataataataataataaatgaagAGTTGCAGAAAGTTAAAAGCATTAATGAAGGGGGCTCAAGTTGAAAGCGAACAAAACATAATACTCCTTggtgtttttgttctttggtAATTCGTGGTCCACATCATTGTTATCGTACTCCCTCACCTAACTCAATTCCATCTAACAGTCAGATTAATATACAGcacattctttctttctttgaatcAAAACTGATGGAATAAGACGAGTATTTCTGtaggctttttaaaaaaaaaaaatttatgactCATCGTTTTCGTCATGTGAACTGATAAATAAACGAGTATGAttggtgtattttttttacGACTGTATTTTATTATGTGGGAAAAACATGCAAGGATTTCAACCCATTTAATCTTATCCTTCCTCAAGAGAATGATGGAAACTTGTGGTGAAACAACTACAGTTGCACACGCAATCCTCACCATATGAAAATCATGAGCACGTAATTGTTGCAATAATTCCTCAACTATACTCCtaaaaccccaaaccccaGTTAGGCACCACCCCACTCCCATTACCAAACAAAACCTCAAACCTATTTGTCAATGTCTACAGCACATTCTAGTATGTGCATGTGTGacacatgattttttttacattgtataaaataatttatctcCCATGTTGACCTTGACCAAATAAGTTCAGTGGATTAGAAAATCTATTTGTAGTTgactaaaataaatatattatataatattatagtCGAGTGCAATATTTCAACATGTTCACATGTTAATCCACATGGGCAAAATGGTAGTTCTATGAAGACCCAAAAATTGTCTCTGGACACCCCTTCAAAAGCTTAGAGCCTGTTAACAGAAACAAGGTGGGCCATGTAGGGCCCATATATTCATACTGGGCCAGCCCAAAAGAGATTTCGTGGACCAAAGTTTGGAATGTATCCAGAATACGACAGGTCTCCAATGTAGCTCGATTATAAACGACGAAATCTAAAACGTCGGCCGTAAATGCACCGCGATCCACGTGCATGGTTCAAAACTCTATCACGGTCCACTTGGTCCTCCACTGGCAAGTGGTCTAGACATTCTAATCCACTTGGCCTTCCGATCGAGTGGCAATCTCGTAATTCCCTCCAAACCCGGTGGCGTTTCATTTTCCCGGGCTCCTCCTCGGTCCCatcgacccaaaaaaattataaaccgAAAGCTGCGATTATTTTGAAGTATCGCACAATCTCTTCGTCTCTGGTTGGCTGCCGTCTCTCAAAGTTTTCAACTTTGCTGAAATAGAAAAAcgaaaaacagagagagagagagagagagagagagagagagagagagaggagatgtTGAAGCTCACAACGTACACTGGAGCGGACCAAATTCATGGCGTGGCCCAATGCCACTCCTTGGGCCCATCGAAACCCAACCCCACTTTCCCTCGCCGGAAAGACGGCATTTCTCTTGTGCCATGCACTTCTGCGCCTTCGAAAACGCCGGTTCTCGCCGTCGTTTCGGACCGGGGGGCCGGTAGTGTGCGCTCGGAGACTGGACCGGTTCGGGTCGAGCATTCGGTTAGCCTGGCGGACCGGTTGAGGCAGGGGAGCTTGGCGGAGGACGGGAAGTCATATAAGGAGTGCTTTATAGTGAGGTGCTATGAGGTTGGGATTAACAAGACTGCCACTGTTGAGACCATTGCCAATCTCTTGCAGGTGAATTTGAGTtcgaattttgggttttgattcaATGTGGCTCTCTTGGTTTGCGTTTGTGGTCTGGGttgatttgaatttcttgGGGAAACTGAAATGTGTGAATTTTAGCATCTGGGTTTGTGTCAACGTTGCttaatttgatttgtttgggGCAAATTTTGGgtcttttttatgttttgtacTGGGTACTGTGTTTGCTACTTCCCTCACATGCATTTATGAAATGAATTGCATTATTTAATGCTCCAATTGTATTTCGTTAAATTTTAGCTCTCTCTACAGTCATATTACTCAGATGTGATGGTTTGATAAGTCCCTGCAATCAATTCCTCTGGCAATAAACTGAGacatttctcttttcttaCTGAAATTGTATAAATTGTACAATGTTAGCTGTGGTCATGTAAAATTTTGATTGCTGTAAGTTACAGAATTACTTGTcataacttatttatttaagtaTTTAACCACTGTAAGTTTGTGATGTAAttaagtgatttttattttaattgttaGATATCTTAGTTGCCTGAAAC
Proteins encoded:
- the LOC117612234 gene encoding membrane protein of ER body-like protein; the encoded protein is MEAMKQWEETEEVGEALRGRLPHQQQSNTISTTVSSDFVFSSETSSEAEEGEEVEERPRNDTFISGKNGGTESPYGISGFNGENVDFLTSKKNPGDETVEVKEESLSYQKSVVVSVTNQQDVDDMKGEELPSFDSSPSKQAIEQNGHYTSVNNGTTERGGVNLREIREQEVSELYLERVYEKPAAHDFYCPNCNSCITKVIIRSRELENVPPTAPPPVIDDPIRCTSCFSFLIPAGNWFFPKSVPKDEGNLNEQGTDIENSVEGGVSAPSHDLDGAPQDQNSKTASVSKGPVPNEAVGASVGATAKPSGNNLQGSVGFEVPVPSHDLNETFHDEKLPMPIQSVGVSKATRTDKAPVPGEAVEVSFGVGAKDKPSVTTSESSTAGVEASIPSHDLKGTVHNLKPSVLAQSIGVTVVVTTKPPAPEIDVVPSSEDAQQLIENDAGLAKTEIHDSTIVTIVPEPTIITEPADTKTFEIIKSIVYGGLTEAITSLGIVTSAASADTATLNILALALANLIGGLFIIGHNLWELKNDESRVPSSQTDELVDRYQKVLGKKDNFLLHASVAILSFIVFGLVPPVVYSFSFRQSNNRDLKMAAVAVASLLCIIILAIGKAYTQKPPKYIKTLLYYVAIGIGVGGVSYLAGDLIDKLIEKLGWFSSNVSGTLPLPQMAIVKPALESY